The nucleotide sequence CCTAATCTCATACACTCaccaacacttggataatcggaagaattagcaattttgtgagtatacttgaaacCCCTTTTTGTTTACCacctttggggtgtaacatgttaaacTATGAATAATTACACTTATTTCCAAAATGTACAAACATTCCTTATACATCCATGCATActtgattacttgatactttaaatctggggttatacgttttgtgttagacttatcattaacttcgtacgagcctatccTTGACATATATAACGCCATAGGATTAACGCACTGCCTGTGAACATTGGGTTATGTTAAGAGCTTATTGCATTTCATCTTGGTTGGATTGGTTAAACACATGTCGGTTTTATTGTTTATCTCGTATGATTAGCTTACCAtgtggaattgtttaaaactcatctttttatgctatgtatgaaaacctgtatactcgccaatacatatttgtattgaactatactttttaacatgttacaggttgatgatgacgatgctatgaaattGAAGTAGTgatgatgcttagatacacatataAACGTTTTAGAttttaatatgttgtataaatttGTACTTGTTTGTTGTACTGTTTTTCTTGTATTGAACATGTCGTATTTCAAGTTCCACGTATTGTAACCTTTTTGTTATGAATGAAATCAATTTATTTTTAATTCTATTGTCATAATtagcgttatgtgtgatgagcaatcttttcttcgtcccactccgatgattccaccattatttggggtgtgacaataagagCTCAAGATATATTTTTTGAgcaaaaagagttgaacatgaggcaaagacgatagATAGAAATTTTAGTGACTAcgattgtgatatccaatatcacgaaggtaaagctaatgtagtagctaatgctttaagtcgtaagtatcatgagaaaccAAGAAGAGTACGTGCTCTCaaattaaatctgcagatagatttaatAGAACAATTGAATAGTACCCAGGAAACAACAATCAAGTATGATGCTAAAGGATTAAAAGGAATATTGAAGGAATTAGAAAAaggaactgatggaatttggagattccataagaaaagaatttggatacctatactaggaaacctacgccatAGAATTTTAGAATAAGGTCATAACTCTAAGTATACAATGCATCTTGGTAGtaacaagatgtatcaagatttgagGAAGAGTTTTTGGTGGATATGGATGAAAAAGCATACAACTAATtacgtttctaagtgtttaacttgttcgcaagttaaaactgagcatcagaaaccttcaggtttacttaaaaaattagaaatgtcaGTATgaaaatgggaattgataacaatggattttgttaccaaattacccaaaacaaggaaatgTAACgacacaatctgggtgattgtggatcgacaaACCAAGtcggctcattttctacccatgaaagaaacctttaatATGAAAATATTAGCTAAGTTATATGTagatgaaatagtttcattacatggaattccgtTATACATTGTAtcttatttatataattttatgaaatataataactatatatttttataaaagttatcattatatataaaattatgataaaaataattaaataatatatatcatAATTTACATAAAACATGTAATTTTAAATATAAATGTAAATGTTTAtggaaatatataaataaataaggTAAAATTTTATAAATACTAAACaaaccgagctcgagctttagaaataaatTTCAAAACAAGCTGAGCTCGAGCCCGGCTCAGTTCGTTTACCGCctgtttttaattttcaacatcTCCAGACTCAACTAGATGTGGGCATGTGGCCAAAAAATTTCTTTTCAACTCGAAATTGGCAATCAGACAAGAACTTTAGGATCCAAATTGGTTTCAAGTTGGTCCCAAATTGATTGAAACCGTCGGCCGTTCCCTTCCATGGAGCCTTAAACAAACACAAACTGGTTTTAGATCCAAACTGGTTCCAAATCATACCGATCAAAACCGATTTCAAACTGAAAAACTCCACCTgtatatacaaataataaaataaatatatatagacACATATACACACACAGATACATacataggggtgcaaacgagccgagcggctcgcgagctactcgagataggctcgagaaaaagctcgaaacgagccgagccttatcgagcccgagccgagcttgagcctcaaaacaaagctcgtttgtttatcgagcccgagctcgagcctcacatgtgaagctcgttaggctcgtcgagccttagtaTAAACGAGCCGAgtttatttaaacttgtttacaagccgacctcgaactaaaaaataagcttatttagtaaacgagcccgagcccgagcatTACTTATCAagctcgcaagcctaaaaagtctattatttatattatttttatttaatatactaattaatagataataaacgagccaagactgagccgagctcgagcttgataaaatacaaacgagccgagctcgagctttgaaaacaaagctcgaatcgagctttgaaaacaaagctcgaatcgagctttgaaaacaaagctcgaatcgagctttgaaaacaaagctcgaatcgagctgagctcgagcccgagctcatataagttaatcgagctcgagctcgagcctgaccgagctcgggctcagctcggctcgtttgcgCCCCTATACATACATTAACACATGCATACACATattatacatacacatacacatacattaACACATTATACATACACAGACGTACACATCACATATACACacaaataaaattatattttttaattgaTTTTCAGTTTCCTTATttataaaaatctaaaaattaaTAAAAGTTGAGTTTTACatagtttaatttatttttatttttttaataatttgatTTCAtcattacctatatattaaaactAGAACacaatgaatagtaacatcattAAGGGGATAaacaaatggtatcgggtatcgttattacctatatattaaaactAGAACacaatgaatagtaacatcatcAAGGGGATAaacaaatggtatcgggtaccggtacTGGTATTAAATTTATCGAACCGGGTATATTTTCGGTACCAaatcggtaccgacttttgacattttcggtatcggttcggcaccagtattcaccggtttttaccctcaaataccggtaccgtaccagtaTCGAcaggtaccgaaccgtaccgtgccaggtatattcggtaccggtacccacttttggagattttcggtaacggtattttcggtatcggttggtaccgagctcatcaaatcctgtagcaacgcaacTAATTGCACcatttagattacttttcatacacaacccaatgaatagtaacatcatcAAGGGTATgggcaaatggtatcgggtacgggtactggtatcaaatttaccaaaccgggtatattttcggtaccgacttttgacattttcggtatcggttcggcaccggtattcaccggtttttaccctcagataccggtaccgtaccagtaCCGGCCGCCAGTACCggccggtaccgaaccgtaccgtaccaggtatattcggtaccagtacccacttttggggattttcggtaacggttggtaccgagctcatcaaatcatgTAGCAACTTAGCaacgcaagtaattgcaccgtttagattacttttcatacacattataagtaaactgtatttcgtttgaatgaggttttatatacacaacagcttattttgttttctttttttgtctttttctataatgaatgaattgtatcatgtaaaattaacttggatatttagattattgatgagcaaattatatcaaatcctgtaatcaaaccggtatcgtatcggtaccaaatttactataccaattattttcggtaccagtttggtacccaccttttggcgttttcagaatcgttactttcggttcgacaccggtctagcaccatacctgtatttactgatttttaccttcaaataccataatgtATGGTACCGAGCATTTTTGGTGCCGATACCTAACTTCGATGATTTTccagatcggtactttcggtgccgttaccggtaccaaGCTCATTCATATTTTAACGTGTTGACACCGTAATAACTAAACTAAAAACAACCGAATtttcaacgtgtaggacgtgtgggtcctattattatatattagattatttaaaatcgctttttTAGAAAGAAGTGACTATCGttaccacgtcatttttatttatgttttgatattcggcaTCTATTTGCCGTTGCCGACACGCTTTTGCAGACATTAGGTCCCCGCCACAACACGTGGgcggaaaatcaactagtttaTCTTAATTTTATGTTCATACTTACCAAGTTACAttaaaacagaaggtagacgggcaacaagctgcgccgccacccctttctgaattgcaaaccctaatctACCAAAGACAAAACCCCGTCCCCGAGAGCCTAAGCAATTGTTGTGGATGACCCGTTGGACTCTAGTCAAGAACTGGATAGCCTCTGGCGCTAGGGAGCCAAATGTGTCAAAGGCAAAAAGGACAAAAAACATGCTGGTTCTCTGCAcaagctttagcgtgcttatcAACTTTTTTCGATTCTGCCTTTCTTGCCGCTTGTCCAGCTACAAACCCGTTTTCCCTTAAACCAACCAAAGGGGAAACCCCTGTTAGGTCCACACAAGCATGTTTTCCCCTATCCCAACAAAAGACGAGGAGATCTGCTGATCGCATAGTAAATGTCCCTTCCATAGGGTTCgtagtttatttttaattaaaaaacataattttaaaatgTGCGAACACAAACTGGTTTGGAATCGAACCAAAACCGGGTAAAAAACCAACTCTCGAACCGGCCAAACTGATAGCCTGCTTAACCGGTTTGGaaccaaaccaaaaccaaaaaaaaaaaaaaaaaaaaaaatccccgATCAGACCCTATCTAGATTCAGCCTTCTCTTTTCCTAATGGGCCTGGATTTGCAGTTATTGGCCAAGTTTTATGATTTACGAGCCCATTTCGTCATAATCGAGTAATAAGTAACCTACATATATCGTCAGCGAGAACCCCAACGATCAGAAGCACGAAAACCTAAACCGCTACCGGAGCCACCGATTCGTCTAATTTTACACAGGTTAATCTAAATTCATCCTTCTTTCATAACTACAGTATCATCGTATATGTATTTTAGTATGTTTCTGTAGTTTAATCTAAATTGATCGCAGTTTTTTTACCTATGAATTTCGTTGCTTATAGCAGGGACAGTTTTCGTACTTAGGTTTAACTAGTTCGCTTGTTTCATTttaattgttttgttttttagggttttgagtcCTTACAGATGAAGTTTAGGGCTCTTTGATTGATGTGTGTTTTCTTATcatatttgtttgatcagttagtTTAGTAGTTTACAGTTGCAGTTATAATTtcatagggctgcaaacgaaccgaacgtacACAAataagaccttgttcgtgtttgtttgttaagaaatatacgTGTTCACAAACTGACTttaactgttcatgaacacttactgaacgagattttatgttcgtgttcgtttgttaagataatgaatttgttcgtgttcgtttgttaattttaggcaacatACGTTCATGAACACAATCCCTTAACCAAGCCGCTGCCTCTGAGTCGCCGGCTCATTCTTCAACAGGCACGCATTAGTCTGATCCTTTGTAGGAACTACCCGTAATAACGAACTTGCAAAACAGATCTTTTTCGAATTTCGTGatttatttcaaatattcaaTAACTTGATTTCTAATAATGAGGTATctaacgttcatgaacacaaatggaaatatttattaaatattttatttctcggtattttgaagtatttaaatttataaaaaccaaaaccactaatgaactatcgaacacaaacgaacacaatcGAACATAGCGAACACGTtactgaacgttcacgaacataaatgaacgaacacagcCTCTGTTCGTgttaacaaacacaaacgaacttcctgccgaacggttcacgaactgttcgctgaacgtttggttcgtttgcagccctagttaTAAATACTTTGTGCTACTTTTGTTTCGAACCGGTTAATTATCTGTTAACATTAGGCTTTCATGTGTTGTTGTGACTTGTGACATGTGTTTTATTTTATATCTGTGAAGTACATCCAGGTTGCTGTGAAATTGTGAACAGATTGTTTATGTTATGGAAAGTAGTTTCTGCAGCATAAATCTTGGTACTTTAGTAACAAAAAATGTTTATTAACCTCAGACGGTTGATAATCGATAGTCGGTTGAAGAGCAGAATTTCCGCGAATAAGTTGTTGATGATCAAAAGGAAGAAGGACAAGACAGGACGTTCGTCTCGCTTGGGCGGTCCAGCTGGGTACGATAGGAAACTAGTGGTCAAAGAAGGTCAAACGTTGGCTTCTGGATCATGTAAGAAAGGGGTCTCTGTTATTAGGGAATCAAAGAGAAAGCTTTCGTCGGTTTTAAGGAAAGGTATCAGGGGTAGAAAGAAGAGGAAGATGGAAAAGATTGATAAAGTTGATGAAATAGTTGAACCGGTTGATCGAATCTCAGACTTACCCGAACCCATTATCCACCACATTCTTTCTTTGCTTCGTTGTCCAAAGGATGTTACGCGAACTACTGTGTGGTCTAAGAAATGGAGATCGGTATGTGCTTCGTTTTTCACCTTTGACTTTGACCAGAAAAAGATCCAAACGTCAGGAAGAAAGCATCCCGAGAAATTTATAACTTTTGTCGACAACTCGTTAGCAACAAAACTAGAACCGATGCATAACATACAGAAGTTCAAGATTTCTTTGTCTAAAGCTAGTATCAGGCTGATACTTCCCATGAATAAGTGGATTAACGCTGCTATAAACAAGGACGTTAAAGAGCTAGACGTTCATATGGAAGAAAACAGTTTAAACAAACATTATTTGTTACCTAATACCGTCCTTACCTCCAAAAATCTAACTTCACTGAAGCTGTACGGTTGCAAGTTCGATAGTAACATTATCATCAATCTATGTAACTTAAAAGAGCTATCGATAAAGAACGCTTACGTAAACACAGATTTGATCAACAATTTCATTCAGGGATGCCCTTTGGTTGAGGATTTGCGGCTAATACATTGCAAGGGGATCGGTCATTTGCATATTTCAACTCTTCATAAGCTTCACAGTGTTCAGTTACACGAGTGTCATGGGCTTGTGTCGGTGAAAATTGAGTTGACTAGTCTTCATAAGTTTTTGTATTGGGTGAAGAGCTCGTGGCAATGCAGTTTAAACTTGTCGGGTTGTGAAAATTTGAAGTCTTTATCGATAAAAGATCCGAGTTTGTCCGATAAGTTTTTTCAAGACTTGATCGTTAAGTTCCCGTACCTTGAAAAAATAGTTCTAAGAGAATGTAATCGACTAAAGCGGATAACTATATTGAGCAAAACACTTACGGAACTATCCGTGATCGAATGCAACAAGCTCAAGGATCCTTTAATTGATGCACCAAACCTGTCTGCCTTTGAGTATACCGGTGAGAGGATGCCGTTTTTTCTCATGGATGTTTCGGGTTTGCATGAGGCAAAGCTACAATTCCGAATTAAAAAAACCGGTCTCGCCCTTTGTCGTGAGCTGGAGcagttttttttaaagaaatttgtGAATGATGGGGCTTGGAAGTTGGTTGTTAGCTCCAATAAGGTATTAATTTGTGAAAATCGTCAAATATGGGTACTGGTACAgtaccggtatttgaag is from Helianthus annuus cultivar XRQ/B chromosome 9, HanXRQr2.0-SUNRISE, whole genome shotgun sequence and encodes:
- the LOC110880181 gene encoding uncharacterized protein LOC110880181 isoform X1; amino-acid sequence: MFINLRRLIIDSRLKSRISANKLLMIKRKKDKTGRSSRLGGPAGYDRKLVVKEGQTLASGSCKKGVSVIRESKRKLSSVLRKGIRGRKKRKMEKIDKVDEIVEPVDRISDLPEPIIHHILSLLRCPKDVTRTTVWSKKWRSVCASFFTFDFDQKKIQTSGRKHPEKFITFVDNSLATKLEPMHNIQKFKISLSKASIRLILPMNKWINAAINKDVKELDVHMEENSLNKHYLLPNTVLTSKNLTSLKLYGCKFDSNIIINLCNLKELSIKNAYVNTDLINNFIQGCPLVEDLRLIHCKGIGHLHISTLHKLHSVQLHECHGLVSVKIELTSLHKFLYWVKSSWQCSLNLSGCENLKSLSIKDPSLSDKFFQDLIVKFPYLEKIVLRECNRLKRITILSKTLTELSVIECNKLKDPLIDAPNLSAFEYTGERMPFFLMDVSGLHEAKLQFRIKKTGLALCRELEQFFLKKFVNDGAWKLVVSSNKNITIHEELPKVQHLSSKELKLELTKSPMKLKDFVDNLLRMSQPKTLSLVSSSSSELLNFMKEKIMSREKNPKCCTYYSRKCWLHRIKDVTMVVLFEGAEIGDMGHDSQQTTFKFNWQTLKSKTRALVNDS
- the LOC110880181 gene encoding uncharacterized protein LOC110880181 isoform X2; translated protein: MIKRKKDKTGRSSRLGGPAGYDRKLVVKEGQTLASGSCKKGVSVIRESKRKLSSVLRKGIRGRKKRKMEKIDKVDEIVEPVDRISDLPEPIIHHILSLLRCPKDVTRTTVWSKKWRSVCASFFTFDFDQKKIQTSGRKHPEKFITFVDNSLATKLEPMHNIQKFKISLSKASIRLILPMNKWINAAINKDVKELDVHMEENSLNKHYLLPNTVLTSKNLTSLKLYGCKFDSNIIINLCNLKELSIKNAYVNTDLINNFIQGCPLVEDLRLIHCKGIGHLHISTLHKLHSVQLHECHGLVSVKIELTSLHKFLYWVKSSWQCSLNLSGCENLKSLSIKDPSLSDKFFQDLIVKFPYLEKIVLRECNRLKRITILSKTLTELSVIECNKLKDPLIDAPNLSAFEYTGERMPFFLMDVSGLHEAKLQFRIKKTGLALCRELEQFFLKKFVNDGAWKLVVSSNKNITIHEELPKVQHLSSKELKLELTKSPMKLKDFVDNLLRMSQPKTLSLVSSSSSELLNFMKEKIMSREKNPKCCTYYSRKCWLHRIKDVTMVVLFEGAEIGDMGHDSQQTTFKFNWQTLKSKTRALVNDS